In Pseudomonas sp. MTM4, one genomic interval encodes:
- a CDS encoding exopolysaccharide biosynthesis protein, with protein sequence MTEAKQSGQAGLEQVIDGIIELGKRQDKVTISEIQDSLGRRSFGPFLFVPAIIEISPVGGIPGLPTVLALIVALFSIQMLMGRDHFWMPDFLAKRTVSGAKLDKGLNKVRRVVRWLDKISRARLGWAVRKGFLRLIAVLCVLLATSVPPLELMPFASTAPFAAIALFGLGITTRDGLLVILGLIVTVGAFVLVGMGLLG encoded by the coding sequence ATGACTGAGGCCAAGCAGAGCGGGCAGGCGGGTCTGGAGCAGGTGATCGACGGGATCATCGAGCTTGGCAAGAGGCAGGACAAAGTCACCATCAGCGAGATTCAGGACAGCCTCGGGCGCCGTAGCTTTGGGCCTTTTCTGTTCGTTCCGGCAATCATCGAAATCAGCCCGGTCGGCGGGATACCCGGCCTGCCGACGGTGCTGGCTCTGATCGTTGCGTTGTTCTCGATCCAGATGCTGATGGGGCGCGACCATTTCTGGATGCCGGATTTCCTCGCCAAACGCACGGTCAGCGGCGCGAAGCTCGACAAGGGCCTGAACAAAGTGCGCCGGGTCGTGCGATGGTTGGACAAGATCAGCCGCGCACGCCTCGGTTGGGCCGTCCGCAAGGGGTTTCTGCGCCTGATCGCGGTGCTTTGCGTGTTGCTCGCTACTTCGGTTCCGCCGCTGGAGTTGATGCCGTTTGCCAGCACGGCGCCATTCGCGGCGATCGCGCTGTTCGGCCTCGGTATCACCACGCGGGATGGATTACTGGTGATCCTGGGACTGATCGTCACAGTCGGCGCGTTCGTACTGGTCGGCATGGGGCTGCTGGGCTGA
- a CDS encoding DUF1615 domain-containing protein, giving the protein MGSVVLLSLAGCGSRQPEIPAPRPDEVRAKIVRLIPSDIPGRQGWATDIYASFDALEILPSDENLCAVLAVTVQESTFQATPPVPGLAKISREEIYRRAARLHVPRFVVNAALDVRSPNGKTYNERLDAVRTEEQLSAIFDDFIGIVPLGEQLFGTLNPVKTGGPMQVSIAFAEARRWEYPFEHKGSIRDEVFTRRGGMYFGIAHLLDYPTSYTQPLYRFADFNAGWYASRNAAFQNAVARASGSKLALDGDLIIHGSSKAGQTETAVRSLAGKLDMSETAIRNALERGDTHGFEKTRLYERVYELAEKRAGKPLPRAVLPGIRLESPKITRNLTTAWFANRVNDRHLACMRRARN; this is encoded by the coding sequence ATGGGCAGCGTCGTACTTTTGAGCCTGGCCGGCTGCGGTAGCCGGCAGCCGGAAATACCGGCACCGCGTCCCGATGAGGTGCGGGCGAAAATCGTCCGTCTGATCCCCAGCGACATTCCGGGTCGCCAAGGCTGGGCCACTGACATCTACGCCTCGTTCGATGCGCTGGAAATTCTTCCGAGCGATGAAAATCTCTGTGCAGTGCTCGCGGTTACCGTGCAGGAGTCCACTTTTCAGGCCACGCCTCCAGTGCCTGGCCTGGCCAAGATTTCGCGTGAAGAGATTTATCGCCGCGCCGCACGCCTGCATGTTCCGCGCTTCGTGGTGAATGCTGCGCTGGATGTACGCTCGCCCAACGGAAAGACCTACAACGAGCGCTTGGATGCGGTGCGCACGGAAGAACAACTGAGCGCGATTTTCGATGACTTCATTGGCATCGTGCCGCTTGGCGAGCAGTTGTTCGGCACGCTCAACCCGGTCAAGACCGGCGGACCTATGCAGGTCAGCATCGCCTTCGCCGAAGCGCGCCGCTGGGAGTACCCCTTCGAGCACAAGGGCTCGATCCGCGACGAAGTATTCACTCGCCGGGGCGGCATGTACTTCGGTATCGCTCACCTGCTGGACTATCCCACCAGCTACACGCAGCCGCTCTATCGCTTCGCCGACTTCAATGCCGGCTGGTACGCCAGCCGCAACGCCGCGTTCCAGAATGCGGTGGCGCGGGCCAGCGGCAGCAAGCTGGCCCTCGATGGTGACCTGATCATTCACGGCAGCAGCAAGGCTGGGCAGACCGAGACGGCGGTACGATCACTGGCGGGCAAACTCGACATGAGCGAAACCGCGATACGCAACGCGCTGGAACGTGGCGACACCCACGGCTTCGAGAAAACTCGGCTCTACGAACGCGTGTATGAGCTAGCGGAGAAGCGCGCAGGCAAACCGCTGCCACGAGCGGTGCTTCCGGGCATCCGTCTCGAGAGTCCGAAAATCACCCGCAACCTGACCACCGCCTGGTTCGCCAACCGGGTCAACGACCGGCACCTGGCCTGCATGAGGCGCGCCCGCAATTGA